From the genome of Candidatus Electrothrix communis, one region includes:
- a CDS encoding arylsulfotransferase family protein gives MFFLHKNLVQRGVSFTLLIRMQATKCLVKIGKATLKSIGQFTPDCTSQQHVIIIACCALSFSSAFAAPPVFPVGVTIHNDLEAYQGYTIFTSYAEKRVILIDMDGNEVHTWDYDGKLGDNPKLLDNGNILTAYNIPPSTGQVGVALVELDWEGNIVWQFHDDDYAYLHHDFEKNKNGNYLILGARIQYLPLISPNNKIQNDFIIEVDSAGNIIWEWFTSDHFDQFGFSDEAEQIIQKGTQDLEDKSDIFHTNSIQYLPENKFYDQGDMRFKPGNILVSQRSTNIVFILDKDSGDIVWKLGPEDNITIGQHNANMIPKGYPGAGNILLFDNGGKAGYPEETRPWSRVIEINDEKNIQWEYSSVQNVQSAWHFYSFNRSGAQRLPNGNTLICEATSGRIFEVTVDGEIVWEYFNSYVTLPSERPIYRAYRVNVNWPEKNVESKSSNSSGAEYNYNFSPFNSPIVW, from the coding sequence ATGTTTTTTTTACACAAAAACCTAGTACAGCGTGGCGTAAGTTTCACACTGCTTATACGAATGCAGGCAACAAAATGCCTTGTGAAAATTGGAAAAGCGACTCTCAAAAGTATAGGGCAATTTACGCCCGACTGTACTAGCCAGCAACATGTTATCATAATAGCATGTTGCGCCCTATCCTTCTCTTCAGCCTTCGCAGCACCGCCCGTATTCCCTGTTGGAGTGACAATTCATAATGATCTTGAGGCGTATCAAGGTTACACCATTTTCACTTCATACGCAGAAAAACGAGTGATCTTAATTGATATGGATGGAAATGAAGTTCACACCTGGGATTATGACGGTAAATTAGGAGACAATCCTAAGCTGTTGGACAATGGAAATATTCTTACGGCTTACAATATACCTCCTAGCACAGGCCAAGTAGGTGTCGCCCTTGTTGAGCTTGACTGGGAAGGAAATATTGTCTGGCAATTTCATGATGACGATTATGCTTATCTGCACCATGACTTTGAAAAGAATAAAAACGGGAACTACCTGATATTAGGTGCTAGAATCCAGTATCTTCCATTAATATCGCCAAACAATAAAATACAAAATGATTTTATTATAGAGGTTGACTCTGCGGGTAATATAATATGGGAATGGTTCACCTCAGATCATTTTGATCAATTTGGATTTTCTGATGAAGCTGAGCAAATAATCCAGAAAGGAACACAAGACCTAGAAGATAAATCTGATATTTTCCACACCAACTCCATTCAATATTTGCCGGAAAATAAATTTTATGATCAAGGAGATATGCGATTTAAACCTGGAAATATCTTAGTAAGTCAAAGGAGTACCAATATAGTTTTTATCCTTGATAAGGATTCTGGAGATATAGTATGGAAGCTTGGGCCGGAGGACAACATCACTATCGGTCAGCATAATGCAAATATGATCCCAAAGGGCTATCCGGGTGCCGGAAATATTTTGCTCTTTGACAACGGCGGCAAAGCCGGATATCCAGAGGAAACCAGACCCTGGTCCAGGGTAATCGAAATCAATGACGAAAAAAATATTCAATGGGAATATAGTTCAGTTCAGAATGTGCAGTCCGCGTGGCATTTTTATAGTTTCAACAGGAGCGGGGCTCAGCGATTGCCCAATGGCAACACCTTGATTTGTGAGGCCACTTCTGGAAGGATATTTGAAGTGACAGTTGATGGTGAGATTGTTTGGGAATATTTTAATTCCTATGTGACACTTCCTTCTGAAAGACCGATCTATCGGGCCTACAGGGTTAACGTAAACTGGCCCGAAAAGAATGTTGAATCGAAAAGCTCAAATTCTTCCGGTGCTGAGTATAACTATAATTTTTCGCCGTTTAACTCACCAATAGTTTGGTAA